One segment of Brassica napus cultivar Da-Ae chromosome C3, Da-Ae, whole genome shotgun sequence DNA contains the following:
- the LOC125583251 gene encoding uncharacterized protein LOC125583251, whose product MKLNPVKCRFAVASGEFLGYLVTCRAIEANPTQINALIEMVSPKTKREVQRLTGRVAALNRFISRSTDKCLSFYDTLKGNKKFEWSEECEKAFQQLKRYLATPPVLTKPVEGEPFFMYIVVSTTVASGVLIREERGEQKPIFYISKTLLYAETRYPLMEKLAFAVVTSARKLRPLSQSGRLAKWAIELSEYDVEYRPRTCAKSQVLADFLVELPTGDMKNTEPDSTWILHVDGSSSKQGSGIKIRLTSPTGEVLEQSFRLEFHASNNEAEYEALVAGLRLAHGLKIRNIHAHCYSQLVAYQYSGEYEARDERMDAYLKLIQDLSRDFNHFALTRIPRSENTQADAFAALASSSDSGLRRVIPVEFIEHPSIRPPVVANLIRAQIENAEEVEDPPEEKLDQLEYSCDSPWIEPIRAYIIDETLPTEKWAARKIKTQATRYVTVEGEI is encoded by the exons ATGAAACTGAACCCTGTAAAGTGTAGATTCGCagtggcatcaggagaattTCTCGGGTACCTAGTCACGTGTCGTGCGATCGAAGCCAATCCTACGCAGATAAACGCGTTAATAGAGATGGTCTCGCCGAAGACGaaacgggaagtccaaaggctaACCGGAAGAGTCGCAGCCTTGAACCGTTTCATCTCGCGCTCGACGGATAAGTGTCTTTCTTTCTACGACACGCTGAAAGGGAATAAGAAGTTCGAATGGTCGGAGGAATGTGAGAAAGCTTTCCAACAGCTAAAACGTTACCTTGCCACTCCTCCCGTCCTCACAAAACCAGTGGAGGGAGAACCCTTTTTCATGTACATCGTAGTCTCCACAACAGTGGCAAGCGGCGTTTTGATTAGAGAGGAACGCGGTGAGCAAAAACCAAtcttctacataagcaaaacgtTACTGTACGCTGAGACCCGGTATCCCCTGATGGAGAAACTAGCATTCGCAGTTGTGACATCGGCAAGGAAACTCCGGCC TCTGAGTCAGTCAGGACGACTCGCAAAATGGGCAATCGAACTAAGCGAGTACGACGTGGAGTACCGCCCAAGAACCTGCGCAAAATCTCAAGTACTAGCGGACTTCTTGGTAGAATTACCCACGGGGGATATGAAAAACACGGAACCGGACTCAACCTGGATtcttcacgtcgacggatcaTCGTCCAAACAAGGATCCGGGATCAAAATCCGGCTCACGTCTCCGACCGGCGAAGTCTTGGAACAGTCGTTCCGATTGGAATTCCATGCGtcgaacaacgaggccgaatatgAAGCACTCGTCGCAGGATTAAGATTAGCCCATGGTCTTAAGATCCGTAACATTCACGCTCACTGTTACTCTCAGTTAGTCGCATATCAGTACAGTGGAGAATACGAAGCGAGAGACGAAAGAATGGATGCATATCTAAAACTCATCCAAGACCTCTCCCGGGACTTCAACCACTTCGCCCTCACTAGGATTCCTCGCTCGGAAAACACTCAGGCGGATGCCTTCGCCGCACTCGCATCAAGTTCGGATTCTGGACTAAGACGAGTAATCcccgtcgagttcatcgaacacccAAGTATCAGACCACCAGTGGTCGCCAATCTGATTCGAGCACAAATTGAAAATGCGGAGGAAGTCGAAGACCCACCAGAAGAAAAATTGGATCAGTTGGAATACAGCTGCGACAGCCCATGGATAGAGCCAATCCGAGCATACATAATCGACGAGACGCTTCCCACTGAGAAATGGGCGGCCCGCAAAATCAAAACCCAGGCCACGCGATATGTAACGGTAGAAGGAGAAATCTaa